A segment of the Amia ocellicauda isolate fAmiCal2 chromosome 5, fAmiCal2.hap1, whole genome shotgun sequence genome:
TGCTGCGTTGTGTGTTAGTGTTGCCGGAGAAGCTGTGCCTGGGTCGGGCAGCGTGGAGAGAGAGCTCGGGTCAGCTGGCCTCAGTAGTGGGGGGGTGTTTGGGCCAGgtgggtgaggaacagcagaGCAGTGCCCTGTGCCGGGGGGGTGAGGGAGTGTAGTGGCTCCTCTAGGTTTTAACGCAGGGCACGTGCTCAGGGTTGTGCCAGTATGTGTGGAGCCCCTGCCATCTGCCACACAGGCCCTGCATTCACGCTGCACTGGAAGAATGGGCTGCTTCTGCAGCATGCTGGCGTGGCACGGTGCTGCCGCAGTCCAGGGGGCAAACCGTGCCAATGGGGGGTATTGCTGAGCCGCTGTTGACATGACAGCCTTGTCCCAATTACTATTAAAATATCTTGTTGTTCGCATCAGTGCTGTCTGTGTGCTGGGGCTGAAATCTGACCCTGCGTCGTTGCTGAGAACCCTAGTTCCAACTCTCTGTCAGAGTAGTTACACTAACAGTTGCCCAGGGACTGACGGGTATTGCATTGTACCGTCCCAGGTGCATAGATATGGGTGATTTGCTTGGGGGTGTAGTAACGCAGATAGTGATCGAGCTGGAATAGAAAGTTAGTTCCCAAATTCGGGTTTCAGATGTAGTTGCAGCAGTGAGATCTGAGATCCGAAACCCTTGGAGTCATAAGCGAGACTGAGTCACACTGTGGAAATGGCGGTTCTGCGGCGGCACACTGTGCCGGGGCTACAGCCTCCAGGGGACGCCTTGGGGTGTCgttttcactgcacatactCTCTGTTCCTAGCTGTGCACGAAAGGCTGTTGTATAGTTGGGGGGTGTTTTAGTATTTCACCAGTCAGTTGTAGAGTGCATGTGAGGATGGGGGGCAGGCTGCTCTGCCTCTTTTTCTCTGGGCAGGGTAGCCGTGTCCAATTACAGAAAATCACTGTGAGTCACGGTGCTCTGAGACACAAGGCTACTTTTGTAGCGTGGCTCTGCCTGCGCCTGATCTCTCTGTGCTGACATGCTCACAGTGGAGAGGAGCTGCTTGGAGTGGCAGCCCTggtcagagagggagggagagagggaggtagGGAGTTGCAGGTCGGACTTGCACGTAGAAACGCTTGACGGCAGATCTGGAGTGGCAGCTGGAATGCTTCTCTTTGTTGAAACATTCCTGTGTTCGGCCTGAGCAGGTGGGAGGGgtagagcgagagcgagagagcgcgGGAGCGAGCAGAGGGCTGCAGAACGTAGGTTTATAGGTTTGCTTTAGGTGCTTTGCTGTCAGGTGCCGATACGTCAGCAGTGTCTGACTAATTCAATCGGCCTCTTCGGTTTGAGGGGTTTTACAAGAGGTGCTTTGAAAAGCATCCAGTGAATTAGCTGAGGTCATATAGAttaatattattcataataatcatGAGAATACCATCTGTCCTGTGAAAAGCAGCTCCATCTTTTAAATctatgaaaatgtgtgtgtgtgtgttgtgcagggtGTATATGCTCTGTATTGTATTATGTGcgttgttgtgcagtgtgtgtgtgcagtcagTCACCTTGCACTCCAGTGTTAATGAAGTGCTGTAACAGAGTTATGGGAGGTTCCTCAGTGTGCTGACACCtcgagagagggggagggagagagggagggaggggctgCTCGTTTGGCTCTGGTTGTATAACTGCTGTGGACCGTGACTCAGCAGCCCAGAAGAGCTCAGCTTCCTGTATATAATGTTATTAACTGTGAGACGTCAGGAAACGCAGCTCCGCCCCCCTGCAGCCACAGTGTTCAGCCCAGCACCCAGCCCAGTCTCTCAGGTCTGCTGTCTTTGGGGTCCTTGTGTCTCCTGTCCCAGTGGGGCTCCCACTCTGTCTACCCAGTCAATGCCATAACAGGAATAAGAAATTGTTGAAATCATTGGTGTGGCCGTTCCAATCCCGGGGTGGGGGGTTAATTTGGTGCCCTAAGTGCAGGAGGGAGCAGCTGTGGGAGCTGCTCGCCTGTCTTCCCTGCTCTTCGCGCTGACGTCTCCTGTCCTGCTCCGTCTGCAGGGCAACTGGGCTGCATCTCGTTCCCCAGCCATGAGGAGGAGTTCCTGCAGGCCAGCGTGGGCTGCAGCCCCTACATCGTGATCCTGGGCCAGGACTGCGGAGCCCGCTACCAGCTGCTCAACTGCCTGCTGGGCGACCGGCTGCTGCCCATCGGGCCCGAGGTGGGGAGCTGCGGGGGGCCGGCAGGCTGCAGGCGGCGCCGGCTGCGCTTCACCCACGGCAGGCAGACTCGGCTCAGCCTGGCGCTGCCCGGGCAGTACGAGCTGCTGCACCAGCTGGCCGGGCACCGTGGCCGCTGGGAGACCGTGCCGAAGGAGGACCTGGAGATCCAGGATGCCTGCCAGGACCCGGCCCACCAGCTGGCCGAGCTCGAGGTCACGCTGCACCACCAGCTGCTGCAGGTAGGGACAGCGCCGAGACGGAACAGCCCAGTGTTTCACTGGGAGTGTCTTGAGTCTTCGGACTGTGTGCTCGTTGTCTTGCAGTGAGGTGTCAGTGTGGAGTCTCTCTCCAGCGCTGGTCAGCTGACTGCCGGTCCCTCGCTGTGGCCGGACCCCTGGCCCAGGGCCCCCGGCTGCTCTGGCGTttgtccctcagtctctcctctCGAGTCGGTGCTCAGTTCACAGCGCCGTGACAAACTGGCcctgctgggggggggggcgagcTATTCATGGCATCAGGGGTGAAAGCAGGAACGTGCTAATTAAACTATTTGCCAATACTGTAGCTAATacacacgcacgcatgcacgcacacacatacacaggaacacacacacacacacactctctctctctcctgtgtttGATCTCAGGCAGTGGTTTAACCTCGATTCACACAGGTTTTCACACAGGAATTGGTTTACAGTTCAGGCTTAACACCTGATTTTAACTGTTGTAATGAATCTCCTCTCTGGGTCTGAGAGTGAGAAGCCGGGAGTCTCTTGATAGGCTGATGTTACGGTGAGAGTAGTTTGTTCTGACCACTGATGTAAGACCAAGACACACCAacgacacacacagagagagagagagagagagagagtaataaTGGCATGGCATTGACAGTCTCCTGGAGACGGCGCTGGCTACCTCCTTTGTTTACGAGCAGCCCAGTGAGTCATCATCTGTTTGTgaatctccctccctccctctgtccgtCAGTGCGGTACTGTGAATACCCCGACTGCTCCCCCTCCCCGGTGCCATCCACTGCTGACTAAATAGTGGGCTGGACTGCGGGCCAGTGAGAGACCTGTGCTGGACACTCGGCAGCTCTGTTTGTCAGCAGTCCCGTGTTCACATCGACCCCCCCAGGTCATGGAAATGAGCCACGGACTCAATTAGTGTGTTACATGGGCTTATGATTTCTAATTGTGTATCGAGTGCATTGATACAGGAGAGGAGCGCGCCTCGAGGAATGCGGCTGTGCTGTCCAATGTGTTTCGGTCTGAAATGAGTGTCCCGTGTCCGTGCAGACAACGGGGGGGGAACTGAGGATAATTGCCCTAATCTAATAGCAGTGCTCTATTAATGAACCATTTCTAGTTATTTGTCTAAAGGTCAGCAGGATGTAAAGCCCGTTCATCCGGTGCTGCTGTTCTAACGAGCTTCTCCCTCCGGCGCGGTGCCCAGGAGTGCAGGGTGCTGGTTGTGCCGTGCCCCAGCGTGCAGCCGGTGGAGGAGGCCCTGGAGGACTGCCTGCGGGGCGTGGTGCCGGTGCTGCTGTATGCCGTCAACGAGGAAGCCCTGTCGCCCGGCCAGATGGAGGACCTGCGCCGCGTCCGGGAGCTGTTCCCCTTCCCCATCTGCTTCGCCCGCGTGCCCAGCGCCGCACCGCCTGCCGCCGCCCTCACCGAGCCCTGCGCCGAGCCGCCCGGCCGCGTGCGCGACCGCAGCGCCCTGCACCAGCAGCTGTCCGGCCTGGGCTTCCTCAGCGGGGGCAACTGCTCCTGCGGCGCGCCCTCACAGGCGGCCACCAAGCCCCAGAGCGTGCTGGGGGAGGTGTTTGAGCGGCTGCCCCGCCTGCTTTCGCCCTTCGCCCGCCAGGTGCTGCACAACCAGCAGGTGGAGGCCGCGAGCCTGCTGAACGGGGTGCACTGCCGCTGCCTGGACCTGTTCATCAACCAGGCCTTCGACATGCAGCGTGACCTGCAGATCACGCCACGCCGGCTGGAGTACACACGTGAGAAGGAGGCCGAGCTCTTCCAGTCGCTCATGGGCATCGCCAACCGCAagcaggaggagatgaaggaCATGATCGTGGAGACCCTGGGCAGCATGAAGGAGGAGCTGCTGGAGGACGCCGCCAACCTGGAGTTCACAGGTAAGAGTGcctctgtcgggggtgtgaggCGTGCCCGGGCCATGCGCGCGGCACTGGGCACCCCGGACACACGGcctgctctcctctcccccACAGACATCATCGTACCGCCCAACGGGGAGCTGGTGAGCTCCAAGGACATCAAGTCTTGCATCCGGCAGATCCAGGAACTGATCGTGCTGCGGCTGAACCAGGCTGTGGCCAACAAGCTCATCAGCTCGGTGGACTACCTGCGCGAGAGCTTCGTGGGCACCCTGGAGCGCTGCCTCACCAGCCTGGAGAGATCGCACCTGGACACGGCCACACACATCACCTCCAACCACCTCAAACAGGCAGGCGCTGGGTCGAGGGGCAGTGGGGCAGGCTGGGGGTGGGAGAGGGGGCAGTGGGGCAGGCTGGGGGTGGGAGAGGGGGCAGTGGGGTGGGAGAGGGGGCAGTGGGGCGGGAGAGGGGGCAGGGGCAGGCTGGGGGGGATGGGGAGAGGGCTGCTCACAGACTTGCCTGTATAAACTGCTGACCTCGGCTGCCTCTGTCGCAGATCCTGAACGCTGCGTATCACGTGGAggtcaccttccactcgggctCGTCCGTCACACGGCTGCTGTGGGAGCAGATCAAACAGGTGCCCCCCCGCCGCGCGCTCAGCCCAACACACGGCCGCTACACGCCCTGCGGCCGCACAGCGCTCTGTTTCAGGAAGTGCACAATAAAGCCACAGACGGGAAGGGGGCCGTGCAGGCGGGCAGCTCGGCCTCATCCACCACGCCCTGCTGTGGCAGAAACCGCCTGGCCCACAGTAACTCGGTGTCTCTCCGGCAGATCATTCAGCGGCTCACGTGGGTGAACCCCCCCGCCATGACGCCCGAGTGGAAGCGCAAGGTGGCCCAGGATGCCATCGAGAGCCTGAGCGCCGCCAAGCTGGCCAAGAGCATCTGCTCCCAGTTCCGCACACGGCTCAACAGCTCACATGAGGCCTTCGCCGCCTCCCTGCGCCAGGTGCGTGTGGGAGAGTGACGTGTGCtgtgtgagtggtgtgtgtgtgtgatgtgtgctctgttctgtgtgtgtgacacttGCTCTGTGCTCAGCTGGAGGAGGGGCACACAGGACGGCTGGAGAAGACGGAGGACCTGTGGCTGCGGGTGAGGAAGGACCACGCGCCCCGGCTGGCACGCCTGTCCCTGGAGAGCCGCTCGCTGCGGGACGTGCTGCTGAACGGTGAGGGGCTGAGACTGACGCTCTGACACTCTGACGCTCTGTAGCTCTGTAGCTCTGACGCTCTGACGCTGCCGTGGTGTCGCCCCCCAGGGAAGCCGAAGCTGGGCCGGGAGCTGGGCCGGGGGCAGTACGGCGTGGTGTACCTGTGTGACAGCTGGGGGGGGCACTTCCCCTGCGCGCTCAAGTCCGTCGTCCCCCCCGACGACAAGCACTGGAACGACCTGGCACTGGAGTTCCACTACACCCGGTCCCTCCCACGGCACGAGCGGCTGGTGGACCTGCACGGTTCCGTCATCGACCACACGTACGGGGGCGGCTCGAGTATCGCAGTGCTGCTGATCATGGAGAGGCTCCACCGCGACCTGTACACGGGCCTGAAGGTAGGGCACTGACACTCACTCGCCTGTACACGGGCCTGAAGGTACGGCACTGACACTCACTCGCCTGTACACGGGCCTGAAGGTATGGCACTGACACTCACTCGCCTGTACACGGGCCTGAAGGTATGGCACGCTCACTTTTGTATTCCTCACTCCTAGGCAGGGCTCAGTCTGAGGGAGAGGCTGGAGATCGCACTGGACGTGGTGGAGGGGATCCGTTTCCTGCACAGCCAGGGCCTGCTGCACCGTGACATCAAACTGAAGAACGTGCtggtgagggaggaggagagaacgGGGATGGGGGAGGGGAGGAACCGGAGGGGGATAAAGCTGAAATGGTCGTCACACCCACAACCCCAGATCCGGCCCCGGGGGCTCGCCTCATGGTCAAACCCTGCTGGTCTCGGCTGCTCGGCTGCAATGTGATGGTGTTGGTATAGATTGTTTAGCTGGGGCTCCGAGCGCCGCCGTGTCTCTGGTCTCTCGGGCCGCTGCACAGCGACCGGCCGGTCTGGGTCCCTGCCGGAGATCTAAATGTCCTGTCTTCTCCTGCCTCAGACGATGCACTGAACACTAGGGTTGTGACGAAGTTCGAATCCGCATGCACAGATGTTTAGCAAATCCGAACTCCGTCGAATACTAAACCGAACTAATTTGAATTTATAGCAAATATTTTTGTCTACCAGTGCCAATATAACATGCACATGCATGACGTCAGTCCGCTCATTTGCTTGGTGCGGTCCAAGTGTCATTTTACAGAGAGAAGGATGATGTGGTTGTTACAGATAGGGTAGATAGATACAGATAATAAAATCTGTTAAGGCTGAACTCTGCCTCTGACTCAGGGCTGTAGTGGAGCCGGGCGGAGCGGTGCCACTCTTTCAATACCATGCTTCTCAattctatccatccatccatcttcgacaCTGCTTATGCTTTTGCATCTGAACACTTAATACAAAATGTCTGAAGACTCGTGCAGTCGTTCATTTGAACagtgaaataatagtaatactgcATTACATTCAACTTTAGGAATATGAGCTGATGTTTTTTCAGCTCCAtcacatttacagcatttaaataatgttaaattatttatctttttaataaaaactgtagCGAACcctcctcctttctctctcgctgtcctgcagctGGACAAGCAGAACCGAGCGAAGATCACAGACCTGGGCTTCTGTAAGCCGGAGGCCATGATGTCAGGCAGCATAGTGGGCACCCCCATCCACATGGCACCCGAGCTCTTCACAGGTGGGTCACGtgcgtgcctgtgtgtgtgtttgtgggtggGTCGCGGGTGTGGGccgtgtgtgggtgtggggccGGCGATTAACTCGCTCCCTGTGGGTTGACACACTGCGGTGGGTTGTTGCAGGGAAATATGACAACTCTGTGGATGTGTACGCCTTCGGAATCCTGTTCTGGTACCTGTGCACCGGCTCAGTGAAGCTGCCCGAGGCCTTTGAGAAGTGCGCCAGCAAGGACCAGCTGTGGACCAACGTCAAGAAAGGTACTGGGGGGGGCGTCCACACGACCGTGCTGTAGCAGGTACAGTGATTACTACACCACACCTGCGCGCCTCATTAAACACTGGCCcgacagcccagcccagccacTTCAGGAGAGAgttgagtgtgctgtgttgagtGGTGCGGGCCGCCTTCTCTGGGGCTCGAGGGTCCGGCCGCTGGGTCTCTCACTCTGCCCTCGTTCTTCTCAGGCGCGCGCCCGGAGAGGCTGCCCTCCTTTGACGAGGAGTGCTGGCAGCTGATGGAGGCCTGCTGGAACGGAGACCCTTCCCAGAGGCCCCTGCTGGGCATCGTACAGCCCGGGCTGCAAAGCATCATGGACCGGCTGTGCCACATGGGCTCCGATGGCAAGAGCGTCAGCCTGGAGGACTCCACCTGATTGGTGGGGACCGAGGCTGGGGGCGGGGCCTCCCTGGAGATAAAAGACTGTCATTGGCCAGAGCGAAGGGCTGGGAGGACGCGGCCAGCCGAGCACCACTTCCTTCTCTATTGTGACGTTTACCTGCATCCCAGGATGCGTAGATTTTATGACAAACTGGAGAAAATGAacctaaatatatattataatgaaaaaaaaaaaaaaaaaaaaaacaagcatacACTATCCATCTCTGCGCGTGTGTGATGTGCTTGCTTCTTGTTGTAGGATATTAAATATAgataaaattgttttaaaagaaatgaaaggccaagtattaaaaagaaacacattttcatttcttttagTTGGTATTTAAAAGGGTTATTGGAGTATTGTCTGTGTATTCTAaagtatatatatcttttttttaaataaactgtcTTTGATGAACGACTTGAGTTGTTTCACTTCCGTTTCATCTTCAGCTGGAGTAAAGAAGTCCCCAGTGTGTGTTCACCGTGGTGTATCTAATCTCACTCTGTGAAGTGCATCGCCACACGGCAGTGCTGCGGCTGCAGGGGCTAGTGTGTCCAGTGTGAGTGTTTTGCTGGTCCCTTGTAGGCAGAAACAAAGCGGTTCGTCCTCGTAGTAGAAGGTGTGGAGTTTATTGGGGCTGAGGTCAGCAGACCCCTGGGTCAGACGTGAGGCTGTGATTGTCTTCCTCCCGaattcagttaaaaaaatgaaacaccAAGTCCTATGGCGCTGTCTGGGCAAGTCTCTGGAGCCCcagccgggacgtccgggtccCTGACTGGGCCGGTGGTGTCTGCTGCCCCAGGAAGGAAGGCTGGTGGGGAGCGCAGGGGGTCTGAGTACAGGATCGCTGTCCAGTTCCTCGAGCGCTGCAGTCATCCTGAGGTTTGTGTCATGGCTTTGATTTGCCTCGATGCAGCTCCCTGCCTCTGCGCTGTgctgcacacacagcacacaacactgcacacaatgcacaacacacagcacaacactacacacagtacacagcacagcactgcacacaacTGCATATTACACtaaacacagtacacagcactgCGCACACAATACACACTGGGCTGTGCAGCGCAACTGTGTGCAGGGGGAGCTGCAGCACTGCCCAGCAGGGCATATGAGATGAGGATCCAGTCGCTCAGAGCTGCGGCCGATCCAGCGTCCCTCCAGCCCAGCCAGGCCGGCCTGTGTCGACTGCCCCCCCTGAGACGGGAGGTTTAAACGGGCACTTCTCTGAGCTGTTCAAAAAGCGCTTTGAAAACAAAGACAAGCTAGCGGTCAGAGTATGAAATACCTGTGTGTGTACCAGGTACAGTGATTACTACACCAcacctgcgtgtgtgtgtataatgtttatttgtgcagTAGTAATAATAACTTAAAAATTCACAAAGCCTTTTTGTTGAATTGACTCGGCCGGATTATTGGCACTCTGGCGCCCCTCCGCGGTATCTGCAGACAACGACGCCCGGCCCCTCTCCCATCCCTCGGTCCTCCAGCGGGCTTCCCTTCTTGTCGCTCCAGATGCTCGTTGTCTGCCCGTGAACTCTGACCCCGCGGACGGGAGATGTCAAGCACGGGCCTGGCGCTGCTGCAGTGGGGGGGACGATCAACACAgcgcatcttttttttttctttctttctttcttttattttgctttcttccccctctctctctgtgccacaGCGAGGCTGAGTGACTGCCGGCCGCGGGAGGCAGCGAGCGGCGGCGGCGGTGCGGGAGCTGCGGGAGTCGGACCGGGTCGCGATGCTTCACATGTGAGTGGCTGTCTGAGCCCGGCTCTCCTGCGGGCTGCGCGGCTGCGGGGGATCTGCGGCAGCCGAGCCGTGCGGCTGTGCGGGCGCAGGTACCGGTCTCAGTGCGCCGCGTCCGCACGGCCATTCATTCCCGCAGCGGCTGACAGCGACGCCAGAGCCGGGGCTGCGTCGGGCTCTCCGGCGCTATTAGCGGGACTGTTGCGCAGTTAAACGGGGTATTATCGAGTAAATCACAGCCTCCTGACCGCCGCCGTCTTTGTTTCTCTGTGAATCGGCGGACATGGGTCGTCGTTGCCGATGCGGGCGGGGGGTATGAGGCGGCAGCAGCAGCTCGGTACTGGTCCACAACAGACGGCCCGGCGGCGCGTTTACGTCACTGACATGCCGGTGCCGAGCGTTATATAAACACGGTGCCGCACATACAGGCGCGCTGTGCGGAGTCGTGTGCGCAGCCGGTCTGCGTGTCTCCTCGGCGCTGATGAAGCCCGAGTTGCGGAGCAGCGCACCCGGGGCTGGAGGATCACTGCGATTCGGGGGGTCGACAGAGGTGCACGCACAGTTTCCACAAAAAACAtcgctgtgcgtgtgtgttgagCTGCAGGCGTGATGGTGATCGGCATTATTGTCATCATCCTCGTCGCTGCTGCGGCTCCAGCCGGGCTGCGGGAGTGCTGTGGCTCAGGGCCGGAGAGCTCGCTGCTTTGCGGGGTTCATTTGCGTGTTTGTGTCCGTCAGTGTCGGAATCTGCCAGGCAGTCGGTTCGTGTCTGTTCGTATTTGTGCGACAGTTTGAAAACCACACgctacattattattgtttgccTCGTTTTAGGCCATGTTTGACTAGACCAGGTGTAGGTGGCTGTTGTCGTGCATTGAGAGAGCACAGGTTTGTGGGTGCGTCTCGGTGGAGGGTGAGGTGCCCCCAGTGTGTTGCCACAGAGCAGACACAAGCCCTGTCCGATGTGATTAGAGGATTTTTACGACTTTATAAAAGCCTCTGTGACAGTAAGCCAAGTGTTCCCTGCCCTTCTCCGAGATCTTGGCCGCTTAAGGGTTAACTCGGTCCCAGTGGATGAAATATGGTGTCCTGTGCCTCAGAGTGCTCGATAGGGATCTGTGCCTGGAATGAAGCGTGTGTTAAATAATCTCACAGGAGAGAAGTGTGTTCAGGTTCAGATGAGGAGCGCGTGAAATCCAGGGAGCTCTGGGCCTGTGGGGGCTGTCACCCCATACCTGTCCCGACAGGTAAATGCTTGGGAGCCTTGCCCCCTGTGTGCTCAGTGTCTGTGATGCTTGGAGCTTCTCCCGGCTGTGCTTCTCACTGTGTACAGCCTGGCACCGTGCCTCCGCATTCCTGAAACAGCTGCAGCCGCTGTGTGCTCACAGAGCCGCTCAGTGGGACTCTGGTGCCCGTCGCTGAAGATGCGCTTCTGTGGGCGCCTTGGGCCGCAGCTCTGGACCCGCTACTCAGTTCCTGAAGTCCGTACTGCCTTCGGACCAGCCTGTTTGGAGACGTCACTCTCTGAGCCCGAGTCCCAGGATGGGTCTAGGAGGCCTCTGACTTGGGAAGAGTTTTCCTTTTGTGTGAATCTTGGAGGCAAAAACAAAACTCATTAAACAAAAAGACACATTCAGGCATAAACACACATCCACCCCGGCCAGAGGTGCGTGCTGCTGTGGAAGGTGAAGGTCCAGCCCACACTCGGGCGTCCCAGGGTGGTGGCCCTGTCCCCTGAGCAGTCAGCCGTGGGGGATGTGTCACCCCGTCAGTGATGAGACTTTTCACTAGCACATCCAGTGTCTTTAAGGAGCAACGCTCACAGGAGACACTGGACGTCCAGCCCAGCactggggaggaaaaaaaatcatcttCCCGACTTTTCTTTTGCTCACAGGTAAGAGAAATCTCTGCTGGCCATGGAAACGCACTTTGAGCCTACACGGTCTTCTTCACCATGACGCCCAGCAGAGGACTCTGGGTTTGAAGCGGGACTCTCTCCCACTGATGGCCTGGACTGGGTgagcctctgtgtgtgtgtgtctgccggTCTGTGCGTCTGTGAGGTGGCCGGGTCTTGGGGGTGCTGTGCAGGCCGGCTGACCGTGTCTCTGGTCTCTCAGGTGTCAGCTGGTCTGCTGAAGCAATGGGAAGCTGCTG
Coding sequences within it:
- the dstyk gene encoding dual serine/threonine and tyrosine protein kinase; this encodes MEGGGGGGGTGQKVTALARELTRIFSNYNKNSILLKKNLKETNKFFREIKQNYSNACAAAASSGTAAREAGQLGCISFPSHEEEFLQASVGCSPYIVILGQDCGARYQLLNCLLGDRLLPIGPEVGSCGGPAGCRRRRLRFTHGRQTRLSLALPGQYELLHQLAGHRGRWETVPKEDLEIQDACQDPAHQLAELEVTLHHQLLQECRVLVVPCPSVQPVEEALEDCLRGVVPVLLYAVNEEALSPGQMEDLRRVRELFPFPICFARVPSAAPPAAALTEPCAEPPGRVRDRSALHQQLSGLGFLSGGNCSCGAPSQAATKPQSVLGEVFERLPRLLSPFARQVLHNQQVEAASLLNGVHCRCLDLFINQAFDMQRDLQITPRRLEYTREKEAELFQSLMGIANRKQEEMKDMIVETLGSMKEELLEDAANLEFTDIIVPPNGELVSSKDIKSCIRQIQELIVLRLNQAVANKLISSVDYLRESFVGTLERCLTSLERSHLDTATHITSNHLKQILNAAYHVEVTFHSGSSVTRLLWEQIKQIIQRLTWVNPPAMTPEWKRKVAQDAIESLSAAKLAKSICSQFRTRLNSSHEAFAASLRQLEEGHTGRLEKTEDLWLRVRKDHAPRLARLSLESRSLRDVLLNGKPKLGRELGRGQYGVVYLCDSWGGHFPCALKSVVPPDDKHWNDLALEFHYTRSLPRHERLVDLHGSVIDHTYGGGSSIAVLLIMERLHRDLYTGLKAGLSLRERLEIALDVVEGIRFLHSQGLLHRDIKLKNVLLDKQNRAKITDLGFCKPEAMMSGSIVGTPIHMAPELFTGKYDNSVDVYAFGILFWYLCTGSVKLPEAFEKCASKDQLWTNVKKGARPERLPSFDEECWQLMEACWNGDPSQRPLLGIVQPGLQSIMDRLCHMGSDGKSVSLEDST